In a genomic window of Urocitellus parryii isolate mUroPar1 chromosome 11, mUroPar1.hap1, whole genome shotgun sequence:
- the LOC144249296 gene encoding protein FAM90A27P-like, producing the protein MDPNTLSMEQGRQFLKQCGIPQRDIDALKEKWMIVASVEVLLRFPLRPGEDPAARCVTSGKYQPLVDRSHTISHRDGEHKKGKSNNQLMSKTEQKPRAVTQVSGVYTHLPPQGTAKDKNLKKLQRGSEGQWAPPPEEEVTVATCKYCGASGHNPHSLRCPGKCCAQALSWQPLDSNKDKENLKPRKPQPLRGQDEIVRREKDPGQRQEEQQRKALPQRLPKRSSEEMARIRRATDGSPVPMRKPCRPLPVLAPKRRHAPDPILRGPPAGKTTDLRSLGPAWSHNKNPQLSSSGAAQGHEAHSKHPAGDSQSSSRPVNSVVRSKPKKLKSFQSPQVTTPSTRGLAPKPAPKATTKASSWKPTVDLQPLLFLPGLSPVQGSTVFLPLMCSPTQGKPTVSGSMRRNKGQPSPRLSLVPTGIPSVKSPLAAPHPCIWKESEDLAPCVPRSVLYEDLLLSSSSEDSD; encoded by the exons ATGGATCCCAACACCCTCTCCATGGAACAGGGGAGGCAGTTCTTAAAGCAGTGTGGGATCCCACAAAGAGAC ATTGATGCATTGAAAGAGAAATGGATGATTGTCGCCTCTGTGGAGGTTCTGCTGAGATTCCCTCTGAGGCCAGGAGAGGACCCAGCAGCCCGCTGTGTCACCAGTGGAAAATACCAGCCTTTGGTGGACAGGTCCCACACGATCTCACATAGAGATGGAGAGCATAAAAAAGG GAAATCTAACAATCAATTAATGAGCAAGACTGAGCAGAAGCCCAGGGCTGTGACACAGGTGTCAGGTGTTTACACCCATCTTCCACCTCAAGGAACTGCTAAAGATAAGAACCTGAAGAAGCTACAGAGGGGATCAGAGGGGCAGTGGGCTCCCCCACCAGAGGAGGAGGTCACTGTG GCAACATGCAAGTACTGCGGAGCCTCTGGGCACAACCCCCACAGCCTCAGGTGCCCAGGGAAGTGCTGTGCTCAAGCCCTTTCCTGGCAGCCCTTGGATTCAAATAAGGACAAGGAAAACCTGAAGCCAAggaagccccagcccctgagaggCCAGGATGAAATAGTAAGAAGAGAGAAGGATCCAGGACAAAG gcaggaggagcagcagaggaAGGCTCTGCCCCAGAGACTTCCCAAGAGGTCCTCAGAGGAGATGGCGAGGATCCGGAGGGCAACTGATGGATCTCCTGTCCCCATGAGG AAACCTTGCAGGCCGCTGCCTGTCCTAGCACCTAAGAGGAGACATGCCCCGGACCCCATTCTCAGAGGCCCTCCGGCTGGGAAGACAACTGACCTGAGATCATTAGGCCCTGCGTGGTCTCACAACAAGAATCCCCAGCTGAGCAGCAGTGGAGCAGCCCAGGGACATGAG GCCCACAGCAAACATCCTGCCGGGGATTCACAGTCGAGTTCCAGGCCCGTGAACAGTGTGGTCAGAAGCAAACCCAAGAAACTGAAGTCCTTCCAGAGTCCCCAGGTGACTACACCAAGTACAAGAGGATTGGCACCCAAACCAGCACCCAAGGCGACCACTAAGGCTTCGAGCTGGAAGCCCACTGTGGACCTGCAGCCTCTGCTCTTCTTACCTGGCCTGAGCCCAGTACAAGGCAGTACTGTCTTCCTGCCTCTAATGTGCAGCCCCACTCAGGGGAAACCCACGGTAAGTGGCTCCATGAGAAGAAACAAGGGtcagcccagccccaggctcagCCTGGTTCCCACAGGCATTCCTTCTGTGAAGTCCCCTCTGGCTGCCCCCCACCCTTGTATCTGGAAGGAGTCTGAGGACCTGGCTCCCTGTGTCCCAAGGAGTGTACTCTATGAGGACCTTCTGCTGTCTTCCTCCTCTGAGGACAGTGACTAG